A genome region from bacterium includes the following:
- a CDS encoding response regulator has product MGCRVLVVCEADAASSIRSIIEKAGHEVVGIAEGCEDAIELASQMHPDVSLVDMESPSVSGIDTTHRLIELGVEAVMIMSTQVDKEWIESAALAGACTYVRKPVDQESLCANIELVCARASVLAALRKEAEDVMVALETRKLSERAKHILMSRLSLNEEDAFTYLRHKCRNQNKTMRQAADEIIIADEAFLRAIENEPPKKG; this is encoded by the coding sequence ATGGGTTGCCGAGTTTTAGTTGTCTGTGAGGCCGATGCAGCATCAAGTATTCGGTCTATAATTGAAAAGGCGGGGCACGAAGTGGTCGGCATAGCCGAAGGCTGCGAAGATGCAATTGAACTTGCGAGTCAGATGCATCCAGATGTGTCGCTGGTCGACATGGAAAGTCCTTCCGTCAGCGGGATCGATACCACTCACCGCTTGATCGAGCTTGGAGTCGAGGCTGTAATGATTATGTCGACTCAAGTGGACAAGGAATGGATAGAAAGCGCGGCTTTGGCGGGAGCGTGCACATACGTGCGCAAGCCTGTGGACCAGGAAAGCCTGTGTGCCAACATCGAGCTTGTCTGTGCCAGGGCTTCTGTGCTTGCTGCTTTACGCAAAGAGGCAGAGGATGTCATGGTCGCGTTGGAGACCAGAAAACTCTCCGAGCGCGCCAAGCATATACTTATGTCAAGGCTCTCACTAAACGAAGAGGATGCTTTTACCTACCTCAGACACAAATGCCGCAATCAGAATAAAACAATGCGTCAGGCAGCCGATGAGATCATTATTGCGGATGAAGCATTCTTGCGTGCAATTGAGAATGAGCCGCCAAAAAAGGGTTAG
- a CDS encoding phosphoribosyltransferase: MIEPFENRKQAGQALADALEHLRGTDCIVLAIPRGGVVTAYEVACALDWELDVIVPRKLRAPGQPELAIGAVASWGDHERLLDDRSIAMIGVSDEYIEREVKEQLSEVGRRLIAYRGTNKPPNIAGRTVIVVDDGIATGYTTRAAILAARNLKAARIILAVPVGPPDSVEAIKPYVDELICLKMPFPFMAVGYWYNDFDQVSDTEVIRLLDEARSRRG, encoded by the coding sequence TTGATCGAACCGTTTGAAAACAGAAAGCAGGCTGGTCAAGCTCTGGCTGACGCATTGGAACACCTTCGAGGCACGGACTGTATCGTGCTCGCCATACCGCGCGGAGGTGTCGTCACCGCATATGAAGTTGCTTGTGCGCTCGATTGGGAACTGGACGTGATCGTGCCGCGCAAACTAAGAGCGCCAGGCCAACCGGAACTGGCAATAGGAGCAGTCGCTAGTTGGGGCGACCATGAGCGGCTGCTTGATGATCGCTCCATTGCAATGATAGGCGTCAGCGATGAATATATCGAACGCGAAGTAAAAGAACAGCTCTCCGAAGTCGGCAGGAGGCTTATCGCATACCGAGGAACCAACAAACCGCCTAATATAGCGGGGCGTACAGTTATAGTTGTCGATGACGGTATTGCGACCGGATATACGACACGCGCCGCAATACTCGCCGCGCGAAACCTTAAGGCGGCAAGGATTATACTCGCCGTACCCGTAGGACCGCCCGACTCGGTCGAGGCGATTAAACCATACGTTGACGAACTGATTTGCCTGAAGATGCCGTTCCCGTTTATGGCTGTCGGTTACTGGTATAACGACTTTGATCAGGTCTCTGATACAGAAGTAATCAGATTGCTGGACGAAGCACGCTCACGCAGGGGCTGA
- a CDS encoding phosphoribosyltransferase: MHDLFEDRNDAGRKLAKRLGEYHNTSAVLLAIPRGGVPVVAAAARRLQLEWNVFVARKLPIPSNPEAGFGAITADGCVVFNKRILHGLHLSTNDIDSVLADQKAEAVRRTKLYSTARLPTNISHRTVIVIDDGLASGYTMLAAIKALRAKEASRIIAAAPVASRSAAAMVELAADECVFEMISNAVPFAVADFYLTWLDLTDEDVLSLLKE; this comes from the coding sequence ATGCACGATCTGTTCGAGGACCGCAATGACGCGGGCAGAAAGCTCGCGAAGAGACTGGGTGAATATCACAACACAAGCGCGGTGCTCCTCGCGATACCACGCGGCGGAGTGCCTGTCGTGGCGGCGGCAGCACGCCGGCTGCAGCTTGAATGGAACGTGTTCGTCGCACGGAAACTGCCTATACCGTCAAACCCAGAGGCAGGCTTCGGCGCAATTACGGCGGATGGGTGCGTGGTGTTCAACAAACGGATTCTGCACGGCCTGCACCTATCGACAAACGACATAGACAGCGTTCTGGCGGACCAAAAGGCTGAAGCCGTTCGCAGGACAAAACTCTACTCCACCGCAAGGCTGCCGACCAATATCTCGCACAGAACCGTCATCGTGATTGATGATGGTCTGGCAAGTGGCTACACCATGCTGGCAGCAATAAAAGCACTCCGAGCTAAGGAGGCATCCAGAATTATCGCAGCAGCGCCTGTAGCCTCGCGGTCGGCAGCAGCCATGGTCGAACTGGCAGCCGATGAATGCGTATTCGAGATGATCAGTAACGCTGTCCCGTTTGCCGTGGCTGATTTCTACCTAACATGGCTTGATCTGACAGACGAAGACGTTCTCTCGCTGCTAAAGGAATAA
- a CDS encoding DUF1559 domain-containing protein: MMKKLTGFTLIELLVAIGIIAILAAILVPVVFAAKEKGKMAACLSNLHQLGKGMTLYADEWNHYPIARLETGGYGNPSGNWAGVYDVFDKCDPRLGQIFQYVRNTDVYLCPSDKGVCATRITQADSMHYPLSYSMNNIADYRSASNMSVSASKVGLIVHEDRDSIDDGDFYWVGWEDGGEGANRPGRMHNGGTCVLFCDQHALWQKYETVITELRSGAWDPLNVRRNQ; encoded by the coding sequence ATGATGAAAAAACTAACTGGTTTTACCCTCATTGAACTGCTCGTGGCGATAGGCATAATAGCGATTTTGGCGGCTATACTGGTGCCTGTTGTATTTGCAGCCAAGGAGAAAGGCAAAATGGCTGCCTGCCTGAGCAACTTGCACCAATTGGGAAAAGGCATGACCCTGTACGCCGATGAATGGAACCATTACCCGATTGCCAGATTGGAAACCGGCGGATACGGCAATCCGTCCGGCAACTGGGCGGGAGTATACGATGTGTTCGATAAATGCGACCCCAGGCTGGGTCAAATTTTCCAATATGTCAGGAATACTGATGTCTACCTCTGCCCGAGCGATAAAGGCGTATGTGCAACAAGAATCACACAAGCCGACTCCATGCATTATCCGCTCAGCTACAGCATGAACAATATTGCCGATTATCGTTCGGCAAGCAATATGTCTGTTTCGGCAAGTAAAGTCGGGCTTATTGTTCATGAGGACAGAGACTCTATCGACGACGGTGATTTCTACTGGGTCGGTTGGGAAGACGGCGGAGAAGGCGCAAACCGGCCAGGCAGAATGCATAATGGCGGAACATGCGTGTTGTTCTGCGACCAGCATGCCCTGTGGCAGAAATACGAGACCGTTATCACCGAACTGCGCAGCGGAGCCTGGGACCCACTAAATGTCAGGAGAAATCAATGA